The following nucleotide sequence is from Pleurodeles waltl isolate 20211129_DDA chromosome 8, aPleWal1.hap1.20221129, whole genome shotgun sequence.
atacgggcctctttttagaaactgttttttttcagcatgctgggtcacacagcaatagaaatcaactgtgcgcgaaatgccaggggccagataaaaaaaagtgtattattgtaagacattttcaacagccctggctctagtagtatattcctacactaatcacaagtgccaaatgggaatgttccagagtatatccctatcctaatcacaagagacatttaattagatgcagcagccatttatcatccgcacccctgggaggaggagtaagctgaaggtgtttgcccatcacacaaagtgtaccccactggacacttcacaaatggtttgatttatattgggattgtcatctgatttttggtagttttcatgggtgggtggtttctctctggctgtactgggttggtgggtatgcgttataaaagtaagcattattgtttagaggttgtacaaacaaaggtctaacttggtgcctaagcattacaagacaaagatacagcagcacagttcttacccttgcagggtccggtctatcacacacagcgccatctgctctcacccctaccccagtaacacacacagcgcgcacacatacagcgccatctgctctcacccctaccccagtaacacacacagcgccatctgcacacagcgccatctgctctcacccctaccccagtaacacacacagcgcgcacacacagcgccatctgctctcacccctaccccagtaacacacactgcgccatctgcacacagcgccatctgctcccacccctaccccagtaacacacacagctccatctgctcccacccttaccccagtaacacacacagcgccatctgcacacagcgccatctgctctcacccctaccccagtaacacacacagcgcgcacacacacagcgccatctgctctcaccccaccccagtaacacacacagcgccatctgcacacagcgccatctgctctcacccctaccctagtaacacacacagcgcgcacacacacagcgccatctgctctcacccctaccccagtaacacacactgcgccatctgcacacagtgccatctgctcccacccctaccccagtaacacacacagcgccatctgctcccacccctaccccagtaacacacacagcaccatctgcacacagcgccatctgctctcacccctaccccagtaacacacacagcgcgcacacatacagcgccatctgctctcacccctaccccagtaacacacacagcgcgcacacacacagcgccatctgctctcacccctaccccagtaacacacacagcgccatctgcacacagcgccatctgctctcacccctaccccagtaacacacacagcgccatctgcacacagcgccatctgctctcacccctaccccagtaacacacacagcgcgcacacacacagcgccatctgctctcacccctaccccagtaacacacacagcgccatctgcacacagcgccatctgctctcacccctaccccagtaacacacacagcgccatcggctctcacccctaccccagtaacacacacagcgcgcacacacacagcgccatctgctctcacccctaccccagtaacacacactgcgccatctgcacacagcgccatctgctcccacccctaccccagtaacacacactgcgccatctgctcccacccctaccccagtaacacacactgcgccatctgcacacagcgccatctgctcccacccctaccccagtaacacacactgcgccatctgctcccacccctaccccagtaacacacacagcgccatctgcacacagcgccatctgctctcacccctaccccagtaacacacacagcgcgcacacatacagcgccatctgctctcacccctaccccagtaacacacacagcgccatctgcacacagcgccatctgctctcacccctaccccagtaacacacacacacacacacacacacacagcgcacacacacagcgccatctgctctcacgcctaccccagtaacacacacagcgcgcacacatacagcaccatctgctctcacccctaccccagtaacacacacagcgcgcacacatacagcgccatctgctctcacccctaccccagtaacacacacagcgcacacacatacagcgccatctgctctcacccctaccccagtaacacacacagcgcgcacacacacagcgccatctgctctcaccccaccccagtaacacacacacacagcgcaatctgctcacacgcctaccccagtaacacacactacattaaaaacaaataaataaataaccaaagagccttacctgactcaaagcactgtaaagatgccacaaatctggaacagcaggcaggcaggcgggcagcagacgtggagctggtgacagcaagcagacgaccaaagccccgtaaaagttagctgcaagcgctgacttttatggggctttggcttccacgatcgtcaggacaacgcaataaacaatggccgccgtatgtaaacatagaggagggccgcgggagcatgctcccgcggccctcctctatgtttacatacggcggccattgtttattgcgtttggtgtgcgtctcgcgggccgccaagttaggtccgtggggccgctggcggcccgcgggccgtactttgagtaccgttggtctAGTCCATTTCAACAAATAATGAGTGTGCCCCCCAGAAGGCGGGATGGGCCTATCTTTAGATTCATCCATATCCATTTGCCACTCAGTATACAATGTGTCTCACGTGTAATAAACCTGTCTCAGTTACCCTCAGAGTATTCACTCTGGTGTGCCTGTATGGCCCAAATGTGAATCAGTGTTAATTGTGCGCCTTCCAGTGATCCCAGGCAATATTATGAAACTGCCTTGCGGGTAGCTGTGTGGTGTTGACCACATATGGGACGCCTGGGGAGATCTAAATCGATTCACCCCTCGAGAAGGTGGAGTCTGTTGTGCCTTATAATTGGTCCCACCACTTATGTAGTTTACCTAGCTCTGTCATCACTAGGAGTGCTAACTGTATGATAGTTATTTGCATGTTCCTATGATATAAATGTGTAAGCATCCTTTGGCGTTTGTAATGTGTACCTGATCTGCTCACGTTCCATGTGATGCAATTAATTTTTGTACCAATAAAGTATTTCTCAGCGACTGTGGCACCCGGAGTCCTGCTGTTGGATAGCATAACTCATTGTACTTCCTTACCCTTAACTGGCAGAGAGCCTTAGTATTATTCAAGATCTCATACGAATCCCGTGGCCCCCATCCCAACCACTGCATTCGTAGACCCAATGAACCCAGGTAGTAATCATGCGTGACAACTATATGACTGACTGTGGTTGAGGTTTGGGTAGCTACTTTGTCAACCATAACTGAGACCTGAACTTTCTAATGGGCGACTCTCATAAGGTTAATCGTACCATACTCCAAGTAGGACGCTCCAGCCCAACTATTCTTTTACCATAGCTTTGCCCCCCTCTACCTTGGCCAAGCACTTCCCACTCCCGTTTGTTGCTGTGAGTTCCAAGACCCCCCACATACATGTTACCTTAACCATGCAGCGTTGTTAAAGCCTCACAAACTCATTTAGACTGTCATTGCAGTGGAGTCGGGCCGCAGACCAATAGATATACAGAACAATATTTTGGACTCCCTGGTAAGCTCTTCCTTGGGCTTGAGGGCAAAAAATGCTTAAAAGGCAAGCAGAAAGCAATCCACGTTCAGATTAACCATTAGGCAATTAAATATTGCTACAAATAGGCAGTGTATCACCTACCAGaaggattatgtgtatattctaggagTGGAATGGGAGCTGCCTTAACTTTTGGTTCTGTCAACATGAATAGCCACTACTTGATCCAGGCTTTATTGTTCTGATGTGAATGGTAGAAAGAAGCTGAATTTTGAAAAGGgatattgcagtctttttgttgcagtTCCCAGAATTGGCCCTACTCATTCACACATTCTTTGGCTGATTGATGTGAAGAATCAACAGACACAAAAGTTTCTTACAAGAATGTTATGCACCTatgttagacctttcatccttggtgtggtttcccctatctttttgcttctgtttcctgtatttttgattttgttgctggtcttggtactctgggcaccttaccactgctgactagtgccaaggtgcaagtgctctcagtgtacattgtattggttATTGGCTTTTCTGTGATTGTCATACTTGGTTTACTAGTAGGTCCTTCGTAgcaaggtaggacatgcactggtgtgtttcacatgtcctcatagtgaaatactgccagatttgagtttcactattgcaaggcctatcgctcctaTAGGTTAACTTAGGGACTgccttttaaccccttagctgctgggccttttccccccccagtgctgagccctttttttggctatttggggtagttcgcgcttagggcttcataactttttgtccacataagctaaccacgccaaatttgtgtcctttttttccaacatcctagggattctaatggtacccagagtttgtggtttcccctggaggagaccaagaaaatagccaaaatacagtgaaaattttgttttttccaaaaaaatgggaaaaaagggctgccgaagaaggcttgtggttttttccctgaaaatgccatcaacaaagggtttctggtgctgaaatcactatcttcccacctttcaggaacgggcagacttgaatcagaaaaccacatttttcaacacaaatttggcattttactgggacataccccatttttactatatttggtgctttcagcctccttccagttagtgacaggaatgggtgtgaaaccaatgctggatcccggaatgctaaacatttctgaaaactagacaaaattctgaattcagcaaagggtcatttgtgtagatcctacaaggttttcctacagaaaataacagctgaaataaaaaaatattgaaattgagctgaaaacaacagccatttttctttatgttttactctgtaactttttcctgcgatgtcagatttctgaaagcaatataccgttttgtctgctggactcttctggttgcggggatctaaagggcttgtaggttcatcaagaaccctaggtacccagagccaataaatgagctgcaccctgcagttggttttcattctatactgggtatacagcaattcatttgctgaaatatgaagagtgaaaaagaggtatcaagaaaacctttgcatttcgaaaatgggatcaagataaggttttgaggagcagtagttatttgcacatcgctgaattccgaggtgcccatactagcatgtgaattgcagggcatttctcaaatagacgtcttttttacacactctcttatatttggaaggaaaaaatgtagagaaagataaggggcaataacacttgttttgctattctatgttcccccaagtctcccgataaaaatgatacctcacttgtgtgggtaggcctagcgcccgcgacaggaaacgccccaaagcgcaacgtggacacatcaacatttttggaagaaaacagaggtgttttttgcaaagtgcctacctgtagattttggcctctagctcagccggcacctagggaaacctaccaaacctgtgcatttctgaaaactagagacctaggggaatccaaggaggggtgacttgcggggctcagaccaggttctgttacccagaatcctttgcaaacctcaaaaagttgctaaaaaaaacaagttttcctcacatttcggtgacagaaagttctggaatctgagaggagccacaaatttccttccacccagcgttcccccaagtctcccgataaaaatgatacctcacttgtgtgggtaggcctagcgcccgcgacaggaaatgccccaaaacacaacgtggacacatcacattttttcatagaaaacagtgcctacctgtggattttggcctctagctcagccggcacctggggaaacctagcaaaccagcacatttttgaaaactagaaacccaggggaatccaagatgaggtgacttgtggggctcggaccaggttctgttacccagaatcctttgcaaacctcaatgtggctaaaataacacgttttcctcacatttcggtgacagaaagttctggaatctgagaggagccacaaatttccttccacccagcgttccccccaagtctcccgataaatatgatacctcacttgtgtggttaggcctggtgcctgcgacaggaatagatcacacaacggtcaatgttggtccttacgtgaggcagctgttgaccctggggtgatccattcctgacacaggcactaggtgtaggcactcaagtggggtagtgtttttatcaggacaggtgaggagtcactgggtggtaggaatgttgtggatcccagcatattcctgtagtttgtgtgacagaaatgcgagaaaaattgagttttttttcaacatttcagctttgcagggtattctgggtaagaaaactttggggaatccacaaaagtcacacctctgtggactcccccgaatgtctagtttccagaaatgtttgggtttagtgtgtttctctatatggccgccgaatccaggaccaaaaacacaggtgcctgccttacaaaaccagtttgttttgccatagacaattttgatgtctccacaatatgatttgggtggtggaatttggggctgaactaaatttgggagctcccaagagagcactctctctccgcttgccgccgcattcacctgctctctgggttggcctaacccactattacccagttgcacgaacagcttgcgaaaggacagcaggactgtcctcatcacctccctcataatgtactggaagaggagttatcgaatgggactcctcatgcttcaacacactccgtatactgaaaaacattcaaatggatccccacagagaccagaaaaactgtcactcgcgcactcatcagcagcaggcttgattacagaaacgccctctacgccggcaccactttaaaactcaagcgcaaactacacgcatccagaactcagcagcacgactcatcctcgacatccaccgacacgaacacatctctccacacctcaaatccctccactggctccccattgacaaaaggatcaccttcaagatcctcatcctcgcgcacaaatcactccacaacacaggccctgcctacttcAACGagtgtcaccttccacacccccacacgaaacgtccgctcagctgacctctctctcgcctctgtcccccgcatcaaacacaccaccaccgggggcagatccttctcctaccttgcacccaaaacctggaacgccctcacaacccaccttcgcgagacccaaaacctacttcttttcaggaagggcctcaaaacctggcttttcgaacagtgaacctcccagcccctttccctcccccatccccccccccccccccccggcaccttgagaccctcacgggtgagtagcgcgctttataaatctctttgattgatatagatctacctctatatatatatatatatatatatatatatctatctacatagatatatctatagatatatccatgtacctagatagatctatctacatagatatatatagatctatatatacatctatttttttttagttgttgtatggtttccttgggggccaaaatggcccccagggaaaccctacaacatctaaaaaaaaatattgcccccacagggggtcaccctgcccacgggcgaccccggtcagtttattttattttttttatttttatttttgaaaaaaaccaaATTCCCCTGGGGGGGTCGCGATCGGCCTGCAGCCCGTGGCGTGACCATGACCCTGTGAGGTCGCCCCTACGTGTCTTGACCTGCCGGGCATTGACCCTGCCGGAAGCATAAAAAACAGACGCTTCGCACTGACACTTCCGTTCCGCAGCACCGTATCCAGCGACGTCTCGCTTCCCCGtctctgtgcaccggcttgttttctcactttcaaaaggtactgcacctgtgggtctatttgacaccgtgaccggcgccattggcatcggattgttgggaatgatacAACGCCATGATAACTCCAAATGGAGGCATTtgcgtttctaagcgctatattgaactttaatctttgaaaaatcgTAACTTTgtatatgttgggtttttgttgttttggtcatataTTATAAAGATTAATgttggctattattctaaactggtgttgagcccttttgtggtgttttcactgttactgtgtgtgatgataCAAATAACTTCCACATTGtgtcggagataagcctgactgcttgtgccaagctaccaagggggtgagcaggggttatttccCTTAcactgacgagagtgagggtccttgcttggacagagtgcaagctgactgccTACCAGAGACCTCATTCCTAACAACCTAATTTCGAGAATGTTCTTTCTAGTGGATATATATTGGCTCATGCAGATTCCTTATCGCACTCCTGCCTCGCCTGTTGAGGATGAATGAActgcctttttttaaattatttttttattatttttcactgttttattttgCTCCGTCCTTCATATTGCATAATATATTGAGCTGAGAATTTTCCAGTGGCTCCAAGCAATCCCGTTCCTAGCGTGCCATTTCCTGTGGCTCCATATTGCTGAATTTACAGTTTTGGGCTCCAGTGCAACACCTTTTAAAGTGATTCATGTAAGGTATGTAGGAACATGATTTCCATCATTACAGAAGGCAAGTAGCTTGCCCAGTTTATACTGCAATTACTATATTAAGTCAAATGATCTGCCTTAATGCTACCTGGTGTGATGTGATTGTCAATGAACTGTAGTATGGTattccaattttaccaattcttttaCATTTTCTGATGTTTTGTACACTTAAACATGAGCagtatacattttttatgttgATGAAATAACTCCATTTCTTTTTGTCCACTAGTATGAATTTGAGGATCAAGAAGAGGTTATTTCAGTTCTACCTGATTCAAAAAGGGAAAATGAACTGACAGAAGTTTTTTCCCATAATGAAGaatttggtgcccagagctctgcacaAACAAGGCTTGGATACAGGGAATCACATCTGCATGTAGCAATAGAGAAGCAGAAAATTGAGCTTGAAAGACAGAGATTGACCATTGAGGCTGAACGTCTTCAAGTAGAGAAAGAGCGGCTGCAAATCGAAAGGGAAAGATTACGGCATCTGGATATGGAGTATGAAAGGCTTCAACTAGAGAAGGAGAGGCTTCAGATTGAACGTGAGAAGCTCCGAATGAACGTAGGACATGCAGAAAAATCTACAGTGGAGAATGAACATGTGCAACCAGAGAAAACAGTTCTGCAGCCGTTGGATATTGAAACAGAAAAATTAAAACTCGAAAAGGAAAGATTGCAGCtggaaaaagagagactgcagttTTTGAAGTTTGAATCTGAGAAGCTTCAGATTGACAGGGAGCGTTTGCAGGTTGAAAAAGAACGTCTGCTAATTCAGAGAGAAGGACATAATCAGTAGCTCTACTGAAGCACCGTTATTAGCTTTAATAGTTGTTAACAAGTAGCAACAGTGTCCAAATGATTGTTGTCTTGTAACCTTTGGGTAATCTTAGAATGCTAACATTGTTCTTAATATACCCTGTCTGTTCATAGTGGATGTGAAATCAAACTGAGGGGTTTATTTGAAAAGAAGCATACGTGTATTATCGGAGGGTTGGTTATGAACCACATTTATCAGTGTAATGTTATTCTGTATCCAGTGAGATGTCTTCTAATACTTTATGTAGTGTAGCAATAATTCATGAAGTATGTGCATGGACTTTATGGACAGTATTAACTAGATTGTGCAGTTAGTAATAACGTTTCTTAAGCTGCAGTTTCCAAACCAAATAAGTAAGGTTTGTTGTGGGAATTTAAACAGTTAACTGTTTGCATTTTCTGTTGTATCTACACAACAGATTTCAGTGTTTCTCCTTCAGTGTTCGTGAATTGTCACATTCAGCAAGTGCTGAGGACCTCTGTATGCATGCAGATTTCACACTATAGAGTTGTAAGTGCAACAAATTTCTGCTTTGTTGCCTTTCAGCCCTTCTTCACTGCAGTATAGGTTTTTCGTGAGTATTAAGAACACAACAATTCTAAAACATTATTTTAGTTGTAATACTACAATTCTGAAATATTATTTTAGTTGTAACACTACATGACTTGATTTgtcatatattttttctttgcaaaaTTGGTTCATAATCTGGATCgtttttgataaatatttttgaGTGCTACATTACAGTGTGAGGGTGCAAGTGCCGCTTTCGAGCAGTCTCgaatgaaaatggaaaaacaatttTGCTTGCTTTCAGCAGTGATCAGTTACAGGCTCAACTTCACCCATTATATTACTCCAAAGAGGGTACTACATATCGGCTACTGGTGCATATAACCTTTTATTTCTGACCGACAGTTGTATGCTGTATTTTCCGCATAGTATAAACCTGTAGAGTTGTCGGATATCCAAAATATTGTTAAGATTGTAATATCCATTACATCAAGATAGGTTGGTGGACAAAGTGTGCAAGTTAAATGAGATAACTATACACATTGGGGCATCGGTATGGAGTCTTAGGGTACTTGCAGTTCCCTAACTATTTTTCTGGAGAAAAATGAGTTTCGGCTTGtgccttaaaaatatttttgttgagtaAATCTGCAGTTAGAGTCCTTTAGTCTTGTGTGTTGCTTGTATTAGTAATTTGGCCAGAAAGAAAAGACCTTTCAAGGAGGTATGCTACATAAAGAGAGGCATGACAAATGAAGCAGAATCTTCTGTGCGCCCTAGTTCCTTTCCCTGTTTGCTGTCTTCACTGTGTTTATACAGCACAGTTGGCTGTATTCTGCTTTACATCTACTAGATTCCCACGCCACATCGCAAAATGTATGCTATCCCTCTCCCCTTTTTCTTCTCTTGCTCTTTGTTTGTCTCAACAGCCTCCCTTCTCCCTTCTTTAAATTTATTTAAATAAAGGTGTTGCCTACAGAGAGCTTTAGGTTAATG
It contains:
- the LOC138248623 gene encoding myb/SANT-like DNA-binding domain-containing protein 4 isoform X2: MMKQIRRKRKGNFSVQETQTLLKEIRNRKDVLFSKRLNSRINELKRRAWEEIAECVNAIGEGEQRTGLEVKRRYLDWRALMKRKQLNATNFRLLTSGFSSMPLPDLYDSLNEDIDEKPSFSKETGFEWQSSADFRESTGSSGEIKVEDDDEQDHHGFEYEFEDQEEVISVLPDSKRENELTEVFSHNEEFGAQSSAQTRLGYRESHLHVAIEKQKIELERQRLTIEAERLQVEKERLQIERERLRHLDMEYERLQLEKERLQIEREKLRMNVGHAEKSTVENEHVQPEKTVLQPLDIETEKLKLEKERLQLEKERLQFLKFESEKLQIDRERLQVEKERLLIQREGHNQ
- the LOC138248623 gene encoding myb/SANT-like DNA-binding domain-containing protein 4 isoform X1 — its product is MMKQIRRKRKGNFSVQETQTLLKEIRNRKDVLFSKRLNSRINELKRRAWEEIAECVNAIGEGEQRTGLEVKRRYLDWRALMKRKQLNATNFRLLTSGFSSMPLPDLYDSLNEDIDEKPSFSKETGFEWQSSADFRESTGSSGEIKVEDDDEQDHHGFEPWNNHLRGPVKFQEQYEFEDQEEVISVLPDSKRENELTEVFSHNEEFGAQSSAQTRLGYRESHLHVAIEKQKIELERQRLTIEAERLQVEKERLQIERERLRHLDMEYERLQLEKERLQIEREKLRMNVGHAEKSTVENEHVQPEKTVLQPLDIETEKLKLEKERLQLEKERLQFLKFESEKLQIDRERLQVEKERLLIQREGHNQ